A DNA window from Thioalkalivibrio sp. XN279 contains the following coding sequences:
- the rsmD gene encoding 16S rRNA (guanine(966)-N(2))-methyltransferase RsmD: MAKSADRRHKRAPGGRPGQFRIIGGEWRSRRLAVPALEDVRPTPDRVRETVFNWLAPVIAGARCLDLYAGSGALGLEALSRGAGEVIFVDQAPAALRQLAANLELLRCDRGRTVRMDAAGYLEGPATRFDVVFLDPPYRRGMLAPALARLVARGWVGAASVVYLEHEAGAAPPALPPGWVLARSAAAGQVRYHLARFEPHTAGET; this comes from the coding sequence ATGGCCAAATCCGCAGATCGTCGACACAAGCGTGCTCCGGGTGGCCGGCCCGGGCAGTTTCGCATCATCGGCGGCGAGTGGCGCAGCCGGCGCCTGGCCGTGCCGGCGCTGGAGGATGTGCGCCCGACCCCGGATCGTGTGCGGGAGACCGTGTTCAACTGGCTGGCGCCGGTAATCGCCGGGGCGCGCTGCCTCGACCTCTACGCAGGCAGCGGCGCGCTGGGCCTCGAGGCGCTGTCGCGCGGCGCCGGGGAAGTGATCTTCGTCGACCAGGCCCCCGCTGCCTTGCGCCAGCTTGCCGCCAACCTGGAGTTGCTGCGCTGCGATCGCGGCCGCACCGTGCGCATGGATGCGGCGGGCTATCTCGAGGGACCCGCGACGCGCTTCGATGTCGTGTTTCTCGACCCGCCTTACCGGCGCGGCATGCTGGCCCCCGCCCTCGCGCGGCTGGTGGCACGCGGCTGGGTGGGAGCGGCGAGTGTTGTCTACCTGGAGCACGAGGCCGGAGCCGCGCCCCCGGCGCTGCCGCCTGGCTGGGTGCTGGCGCGCAGCGCCGCGGCGGGCCAGGTGCGTTACCATCTGGCGCGTTTCGAGCCGCACACGGCAGGAGAGACATGA
- a CDS encoding Mpo1-like protein, giving the protein MRSIHQWLAEYGESHQNPVNKRIHWVCVPAIVLSVIGLLWSLPVPEAFGAISPAMNWAVLFAMAAVVYYFILSVPLGIGAAAGLALLLLATAALDRLATPLWVLSLAIFVVA; this is encoded by the coding sequence ATGCGCAGCATCCACCAGTGGCTGGCCGAGTACGGCGAGAGCCACCAGAACCCGGTCAACAAGCGGATCCACTGGGTCTGCGTGCCGGCCATCGTGCTCAGCGTCATCGGCCTGCTGTGGTCGTTGCCGGTGCCGGAGGCTTTCGGCGCCATCTCGCCGGCGATGAACTGGGCCGTGCTGTTTGCCATGGCAGCTGTAGTGTACTACTTCATCCTCTCGGTGCCGCTGGGTATCGGCGCCGCAGCAGGGTTGGCGCTGCTGCTGCTCGCGACGGCCGCGCTGGATCGACTGGCCACCCCGCTGTGGGTGCTCTCGCTGGCGATCTTCGTGGTGGCCTAG
- a CDS encoding thiamine pyrophosphate-dependent enzyme: protein MSTPSEAALAKKAARGLNRAAVVDANFTACVRGLAVPGRARPAAHDTIAPGSRLTAAEFLEVFRYQLQSRHLDLQAREMRARNEGFYTIGSSGHEANAVLGFLTRETDPAFLHYRSGGFMMARLAKDPDKDPVYETCLSLAASSEEPVSGGRHKVWGSDRKLWVLPQTSTIASHLPKAVGTAIGLEQAKRLQRPLPVPADSIVLCSFGDASANHATALAGFNAAQWAAYQRLPVPLLFVCEDNGIGISVRTPAGWIEASFARREGLDYFAADGTVPGESFEMAARAVEHCRRRRRPTFLHLKVPRLLGHAGTDWEGDYMELAAIEANEARDPLLAAAHLAVESGCMTPQEVLALYEETRARVADAAARAAQRPRLESAAEVVTPLAPLHADAVHAEAGRSADAGARAAAFGGDGKLPEAGPPRHLSLQINRALHDLMAKYPEMTLFGEDVARKGGVYTVTAGLAATFRGNRVFNTLLDETTILGMAQGAAYMGLLPLPEIQYLAYFHNACDQVRGEACSLQFFSRGQWANPMVIRVAGLAYQKGFGGHFHNDNSFAALRDIPGLVVACPSRGDDAAGMLRTAAALARVDGRVVLFLEPIALYMTKDLYAEKDGGWLFPYPAPGEFVPVGAPRSYGAEDPAVLVITYGNGVRMSLRAARALGPEREPRVRVLDLRWLKPLNAAAIIAEAGRAQAVLVVDEGRRTGGIAEELFTLLDEQGPPGLRKARVTGEDTYIPLGPAADTVLVSENGIAQALEALLRD, encoded by the coding sequence GTGTCAACGCCTTCTGAGGCCGCGCTGGCCAAGAAAGCTGCGCGCGGGCTGAACCGCGCCGCGGTCGTCGATGCGAACTTCACGGCTTGCGTGCGCGGCCTCGCAGTCCCCGGGCGCGCGCGCCCGGCGGCGCACGACACCATCGCCCCGGGCAGCCGTCTCACCGCGGCCGAGTTCCTCGAGGTCTTCCGCTACCAGTTGCAGTCGCGCCATCTCGACCTGCAGGCGCGCGAGATGCGCGCGCGCAACGAGGGCTTCTACACCATAGGCAGCTCGGGCCACGAGGCCAACGCGGTGCTCGGCTTCCTGACGCGGGAAACCGACCCCGCCTTCCTGCACTACCGCTCCGGCGGCTTCATGATGGCGCGCCTGGCGAAGGACCCCGACAAGGACCCGGTGTACGAGACCTGCCTGTCGCTGGCCGCGAGCAGCGAGGAGCCGGTGTCCGGCGGACGGCACAAGGTGTGGGGCAGCGACCGCAAGCTGTGGGTGCTGCCGCAGACGTCGACCATCGCCAGCCACCTGCCCAAGGCCGTGGGCACCGCCATCGGCCTGGAGCAGGCCAAGCGCCTGCAGCGTCCCCTGCCGGTGCCCGCCGACAGCATCGTCCTATGCAGCTTCGGCGACGCCTCGGCGAACCACGCCACCGCGCTGGCGGGCTTCAATGCGGCGCAGTGGGCCGCCTACCAGCGCCTCCCGGTGCCACTGCTGTTCGTGTGCGAGGACAACGGCATCGGCATCTCGGTGCGCACCCCGGCCGGCTGGATCGAGGCCAGCTTCGCGCGCCGCGAGGGCCTGGACTACTTCGCCGCCGACGGCACCGTGCCGGGTGAGAGCTTCGAGATGGCGGCGCGTGCAGTCGAGCACTGCCGGCGGCGCCGCCGGCCGACCTTCCTGCACCTCAAGGTGCCGCGCCTCCTCGGCCATGCAGGCACCGACTGGGAAGGCGACTACATGGAGCTCGCCGCCATCGAGGCCAACGAGGCGCGCGACCCGCTGCTCGCCGCGGCGCACCTCGCGGTGGAGAGCGGCTGCATGACGCCGCAAGAAGTGCTGGCGCTGTACGAGGAGACGCGCGCGCGCGTTGCCGATGCTGCGGCGCGTGCGGCGCAACGACCGCGGCTGGAATCCGCCGCCGAGGTCGTGACGCCGCTGGCGCCGCTGCATGCCGACGCGGTGCATGCAGAGGCCGGGCGCAGCGCCGACGCCGGGGCACGTGCGGCGGCCTTCGGCGGCGACGGCAAGCTGCCCGAAGCCGGGCCGCCGCGCCACCTGTCGCTGCAGATCAACCGCGCGCTGCACGACCTGATGGCGAAATACCCGGAAATGACGCTGTTCGGCGAGGACGTGGCGCGCAAGGGCGGCGTGTACACCGTCACCGCGGGCCTGGCCGCCACCTTCCGCGGCAACCGCGTGTTCAACACCCTGCTCGACGAGACCACCATCCTCGGCATGGCACAGGGCGCGGCCTACATGGGACTGCTGCCCTTGCCCGAGATCCAGTATCTCGCCTACTTCCACAACGCCTGCGACCAGGTGCGCGGCGAGGCCTGCTCGCTGCAGTTCTTTTCGCGCGGGCAATGGGCCAACCCCATGGTCATCCGCGTCGCCGGCCTGGCGTACCAGAAAGGCTTCGGCGGCCACTTCCACAACGACAATTCCTTCGCCGCGCTGCGCGACATCCCGGGCCTGGTGGTGGCCTGCCCGTCGCGAGGCGACGATGCGGCCGGCATGCTGCGCACGGCCGCGGCGCTGGCGCGGGTGGACGGCCGCGTGGTGCTGTTCCTCGAGCCCATCGCGCTGTACATGACCAAGGACCTGTACGCGGAGAAGGACGGCGGCTGGCTATTCCCCTACCCGGCGCCAGGCGAGTTCGTGCCCGTCGGCGCCCCGCGGAGCTACGGCGCCGAGGACCCGGCCGTGCTGGTGATCACCTACGGCAACGGCGTGCGCATGTCGCTGCGCGCGGCGCGGGCGCTGGGACCGGAACGGGAACCGCGCGTGCGCGTGCTGGACCTGCGCTGGCTGAAGCCGCTCAACGCCGCGGCGATCATTGCCGAGGCCGGGCGCGCGCAGGCCGTGCTGGTGGTGGACGAGGGGCGGCGCACGGGCGGTATCGCCGAGGAACTGTTCACGTTGCTCGACGAACAGGGCCCGCCCGGCCTGCGCAAGGCGCGCGTCACGGGCGAGGACACCTACATTCCCCTCGGCCCCGCGGCGGACACCGTGCTGGTGTCGGAAAACGGTATCGCGCAGGCGCTCGAGGCGCTGCTGCGGGATTGA
- a CDS encoding acyl-CoA dehydrogenase family protein, whose amino-acid sequence MGACQPGDSSVSAVNPLDFYDVRSLLSEDEQMVKDTVARFTDEKVLPIIRECFEEHRFPAELVPEIAALGLLGSSLEGYGCAGLNGVSYGLICQELERGDSGIRSFVSVQSSLVMWPIHAYGSEEQKQRWLPALAAGEAIGCFGLTEPHGGSDPGNMKTHAKRDGGDWVINGAKMWITNGSVADVAVVWAMTEDGLRGFLVEKGTPGFDAPEIHRKFSLRASVTSSLFFDNVRVPQENMLPGVVGLKGPLNCLTQARYGITWGAIGAAQACLRESIDYANDRELFNRPVSHTQTVQRRLADMARRITTAQLLSLQLGRLKDAGAMKPAQVSLAKWNNVRMALDIARDARDILGGAGISAEYCPIRHMLNLESVITYEGTETIHELVVGRELTGVNAF is encoded by the coding sequence ATGGGCGCCTGCCAGCCCGGAGATTCCAGCGTGAGTGCCGTCAATCCCCTCGACTTCTACGACGTCCGCAGCCTGCTCAGCGAGGACGAGCAGATGGTGAAGGACACCGTCGCGCGCTTCACCGACGAGAAGGTGCTGCCGATCATCCGCGAGTGCTTCGAGGAGCACCGCTTCCCGGCCGAGCTGGTGCCGGAGATTGCTGCGCTCGGCCTGCTCGGCTCGTCGCTGGAGGGCTACGGCTGTGCCGGCCTGAACGGCGTCTCCTACGGTCTCATCTGCCAGGAGCTGGAGCGCGGCGACTCGGGCATCCGCAGCTTCGTCTCGGTGCAGTCCAGCCTCGTCATGTGGCCGATCCACGCCTACGGCAGCGAGGAGCAGAAACAGCGCTGGCTGCCGGCGCTCGCCGCCGGCGAGGCCATCGGCTGCTTCGGCCTCACCGAGCCGCACGGGGGCTCCGACCCCGGCAACATGAAGACGCACGCGAAGCGCGACGGCGGCGACTGGGTGATCAACGGCGCCAAGATGTGGATCACCAACGGCAGCGTCGCCGATGTCGCCGTGGTGTGGGCCATGACCGAGGACGGCCTGCGCGGCTTCCTGGTGGAAAAAGGCACGCCCGGCTTCGACGCCCCCGAGATCCATCGCAAGTTCTCGCTGCGCGCCTCGGTGACCTCCTCGCTGTTCTTCGACAATGTGCGCGTGCCGCAGGAGAACATGCTGCCCGGCGTGGTCGGCCTGAAGGGCCCGCTGAACTGCCTCACCCAGGCGCGCTACGGCATCACCTGGGGCGCCATCGGCGCCGCCCAGGCCTGCCTGCGCGAGTCCATCGACTACGCCAACGACCGCGAGCTGTTCAACCGCCCCGTCTCACACACCCAGACCGTGCAGCGCCGCCTCGCCGACATGGCGCGGCGCATCACCACCGCGCAGCTGCTGTCGCTGCAGCTCGGCCGCCTCAAGGACGCGGGCGCGATGAAGCCGGCGCAGGTGTCGCTGGCGAAATGGAACAACGTGCGCATGGCGCTGGACATCGCGCGGGACGCGCGCGACATCCTCGGCGGCGCCGGCATCAGCGCCGAGTACTGTCCCATCCGCCACATGCTGAACCTCGAGAGCGTCATCACCTACGAGGGCACGGAAACCATCCACGAGCTCGTGGTCGGGCGGGAGCTGACGGGTGTCAACGCCTTCTGA
- a CDS encoding OmpA family protein, which translates to MQRLMLTAVAAALVAGCQTIDPYTGEEKTASATKGAAIGAGAGALLGILTGDDSKERRKRALIGAGVGALAGGAVGNYMDQQEAELRRQLEGTGVGVTRVGDEIVLNMPGNITFETDSSDLKPQFFGVLDSVALVALKFDKTVVEVTGHTDSTGSAAYNQTLSEQRAATVATYLNNRGIDRQRILAFGRGLTQPIADNTTAQGRALNRRVEIRLSPITG; encoded by the coding sequence ATGCAGCGTTTAATGCTCACCGCCGTCGCCGCCGCCCTGGTGGCCGGCTGCCAGACCATCGACCCCTACACCGGCGAGGAGAAGACCGCGAGCGCCACCAAGGGCGCCGCCATCGGCGCCGGGGCCGGGGCGCTGCTGGGCATCCTCACGGGCGACGACTCCAAGGAACGGCGCAAGCGCGCCCTGATCGGCGCCGGCGTCGGCGCGCTGGCCGGCGGCGCGGTGGGCAACTACATGGACCAGCAGGAAGCCGAGCTGCGGCGCCAACTGGAAGGCACCGGGGTCGGTGTGACGCGCGTGGGCGACGAGATCGTGCTCAACATGCCCGGCAACATCACCTTCGAGACCGACAGCTCGGACCTCAAGCCGCAGTTCTTCGGCGTGCTCGACTCGGTGGCGCTGGTGGCGCTGAAGTTCGACAAGACAGTCGTCGAGGTCACGGGTCACACGGACAGCACGGGCAGCGCGGCTTACAACCAGACCCTCTCGGAGCAGCGGGCGGCCACGGTGGCGACTTACCTGAACAACCGTGGCATCGATCGCCAGCGCATCCTCGCTTTTGGTCGCGGCCTGACGCAGCCGATCGCGGACAATACGACCGCGCAAGGTCGGGCACTGAACCGGCGGGTGGAAATCCGGCTGTCGCCGATTACGGGCTGA
- the ftsY gene encoding signal recognition particle-docking protein FtsY translates to MSSPPPTPATEPGAGEKRKGFFRRLRERLNKGDSWLTYDLAHLLPGGKVGEEFIEEMETRLLTGDVGVDATQQIVDGLERKLWRDELGDSRAVLATIRDSMLGILGPCEQPLRIPDDVRPFVILVVGVNGSGKTTTIGKIAHRLKSDGLSVMLAAGDTFRAAAVEQLQAWGQRNNVPVIAQGTGADPAAVAYDAFEAARARGVDVLLADTAGRLHTQENLMDELRKVKRVLTRLDPAAPHEVLLVLDGGSGQNALLQARRFNEAIGLTGVAITKLDGTAKGGVVLAVARELQLPVRFIGIGEAIEDLAPFEAGPFVDALLGAPGERAPR, encoded by the coding sequence ATGTCTTCACCTCCCCCCACCCCCGCAACCGAGCCCGGCGCCGGCGAAAAGCGCAAGGGCTTCTTCCGCCGCCTGCGCGAGCGCCTCAACAAGGGCGACAGCTGGCTGACCTACGATCTCGCCCATCTCCTGCCGGGCGGCAAGGTCGGCGAGGAATTCATCGAGGAGATGGAGACGCGCCTGCTCACCGGCGACGTCGGCGTGGACGCCACCCAGCAGATCGTCGACGGTCTGGAGAGAAAACTCTGGCGCGACGAGCTCGGCGACAGCCGCGCGGTGCTGGCCACCATCCGCGACAGCATGCTGGGCATCCTCGGGCCCTGCGAGCAGCCGCTGCGCATTCCCGACGACGTGCGGCCTTTCGTGATCCTGGTGGTGGGCGTGAACGGCTCGGGCAAGACCACCACCATCGGCAAGATCGCGCATCGGCTGAAAAGCGACGGGCTCTCGGTGATGCTCGCCGCCGGGGACACTTTCCGCGCCGCGGCGGTGGAGCAACTGCAGGCCTGGGGCCAGCGCAACAACGTGCCGGTAATCGCCCAGGGCACCGGCGCCGACCCGGCAGCGGTCGCCTACGACGCCTTCGAGGCGGCGCGGGCGCGCGGCGTGGACGTGCTGCTGGCCGACACCGCGGGGCGCCTGCACACCCAGGAAAACCTCATGGACGAGCTGCGCAAGGTGAAGCGCGTGCTCACGCGTCTCGATCCCGCGGCGCCACACGAGGTGCTGCTGGTGCTGGACGGCGGCAGCGGCCAGAACGCGCTGCTGCAGGCACGTCGTTTCAACGAGGCCATCGGCCTGACCGGTGTCGCCATCACCAAGCTGGACGGTACCGCGAAGGGCGGCGTGGTCCTGGCGGTGGCGCGCGAACTGCAGCTGCCGGTGCGCTTCATCGGCATCGGCGAAGCGATCGAGGACCTCGCCCCCTTCGAGGCGGGCCCCTTCGTCGACGCCCTGCTTGGCGCACCCGGCGAACGCGCCCCACGGTGA
- the ftsE gene encoding cell division ATP-binding protein FtsE: protein MIRFEQVYKRYPGGRDALRDLSFRVAEGEMAFLTGHSGAGKSTLLKLVACIERPTRGQVLIGGRNTGGISRRQVPAFRRHIGMVFQDHKLLADRTVFDNVALPLVIAGTGSRETGRRVRAALDQVGLLGKEGLPPVMLSQGEQQRVGIARAIAARPPLLIADEPTGNLDPDLSLEIMYLFARLNRVGTTVLVASHDLALLERMGHRRIALGDGRLVEDLDHAFPGAPA from the coding sequence ATGATCCGCTTCGAGCAGGTGTACAAGCGCTACCCGGGCGGGCGCGACGCGCTGCGCGACTTGAGCTTCCGCGTCGCCGAGGGCGAGATGGCGTTTCTCACCGGCCACTCCGGCGCCGGCAAGAGCACGCTGCTGAAACTGGTCGCCTGCATCGAGCGGCCCACGCGCGGCCAGGTGCTGATCGGCGGGCGCAACACCGGCGGCATCTCGCGGCGCCAGGTGCCGGCCTTCAGGCGCCACATCGGCATGGTGTTCCAGGACCACAAGCTGCTGGCGGATCGCACGGTGTTCGACAACGTGGCGCTGCCGCTGGTGATCGCCGGCACCGGGTCGCGCGAAACCGGCCGGCGCGTGCGCGCAGCGCTGGACCAGGTCGGGCTGCTCGGCAAGGAAGGCCTGCCGCCGGTCATGCTCTCCCAGGGTGAGCAGCAGCGCGTCGGCATCGCGCGCGCCATCGCCGCCCGCCCGCCCCTGCTCATCGCCGACGAGCCGACCGGGAACCTGGATCCCGACCTGTCGCTGGAGATCATGTACCTGTTCGCGCGCCTCAACCGCGTCGGCACCACGGTGCTCGTCGCCAGCCACGACCTGGCGCTGCTCGAGCGCATGGGCCATCGCCGCATCGCGCTGGGCGACGGACGCCTCGTCGAGGACCTGGATCATGCCTTCCCGGGCGCCCCGGCCTAG
- the rpoH gene encoding RNA polymerase sigma factor RpoH, which produces MSSALVARHDGMMLAVPVGNLDAYINAVSSVPVLSAEDETELAWRFRRDNDLDAARQLVLSHLRFVVHIARGYNGYGLPLGDLVQEGNIGLMKAVKRFDPSVGVRLVSFAVHWIRAEIHEFVLRNWRLVKVATTKAQRKLFFNLRKAKQRLGWLSAEETRAVAEDLGVTPAEVNEMEQRLAARDMALDPAPDADDEERIGSPAHFLPAPDADPAELVARDDWEDNATEALGAALADLDERGRAILQRRWLSEQKATLQELAAEYGVSAERIRQLEAAAMKKLRAALAGSSAAWSA; this is translated from the coding sequence ATGAGCTCAGCGCTCGTCGCACGACATGATGGAATGATGCTGGCCGTCCCGGTCGGCAACCTGGACGCCTACATCAACGCGGTGTCCAGCGTGCCCGTGCTCAGCGCGGAAGATGAAACCGAGCTGGCCTGGCGCTTCCGGCGCGACAACGACCTCGACGCCGCCCGCCAGCTGGTGCTGTCGCACCTGCGCTTCGTGGTGCACATCGCGCGCGGCTACAACGGCTACGGGCTGCCCCTCGGCGACCTGGTGCAGGAAGGCAATATCGGCCTGATGAAGGCCGTGAAGCGCTTCGATCCCAGCGTGGGCGTGCGCCTGGTGTCCTTCGCCGTGCACTGGATCCGCGCCGAAATCCACGAGTTCGTGCTGCGCAACTGGCGCCTGGTCAAGGTCGCCACCACCAAGGCGCAGCGCAAGCTGTTCTTCAACCTGCGCAAGGCCAAGCAGCGCCTGGGCTGGCTCTCCGCGGAGGAGACCCGCGCCGTGGCGGAGGACCTGGGCGTGACCCCGGCCGAAGTCAACGAGATGGAACAGCGCCTGGCGGCGCGCGACATGGCGCTGGACCCGGCGCCCGACGCCGACGACGAGGAACGCATCGGCAGCCCGGCGCATTTCCTGCCGGCGCCCGATGCGGATCCCGCCGAGCTGGTCGCCCGGGACGACTGGGAAGACAACGCCACCGAGGCGCTGGGCGCCGCCCTCGCCGACCTCGACGAGCGCGGGCGCGCCATCCTGCAACGGCGCTGGCTCAGTGAGCAGAAGGCGACCTTGCAGGAACTGGCCGCAGAGTACGGCGTCTCGGCCGAGCGCATCCGCCAGCTCGAGGCGGCGGCGATGAAGAAGCTGCGCGCCGCGCTGGCCGGCTCCAGCGCCGCCTGGTCAGCCTAG
- the coaD gene encoding pantetheine-phosphate adenylyltransferase: MSTSALYPGTFDPITNGHQDLIRRAASIFERVVVAIAANPSKAPLFSLEERVALARAVLSDIPNVEVRGYSGLTVKFAEEHGLDVMVRGLRAVSDFEFEFQLATMSRQIAGHVETVFLTPTEQFSFISSSMVREIALLGGDVSRFVHPVVEAALCRRRDAAGGK; the protein is encoded by the coding sequence ATGAGCACCTCGGCGCTGTATCCCGGTACCTTCGATCCCATCACCAACGGCCACCAGGACCTGATCCGGCGCGCCGCCTCGATTTTCGAGCGCGTGGTGGTGGCCATCGCCGCCAACCCGTCCAAGGCGCCGCTGTTCAGCCTGGAAGAGCGCGTGGCGCTGGCGCGCGCGGTGCTTTCGGACATCCCCAACGTCGAGGTGCGCGGCTACAGCGGCCTGACGGTGAAGTTCGCCGAGGAGCACGGGCTGGACGTCATGGTGCGCGGCCTGCGCGCGGTGTCGGACTTCGAGTTCGAATTCCAGCTCGCCACCATGAGCCGCCAGATCGCCGGCCACGTCGAGACCGTCTTCCTCACCCCGACCGAGCAGTTCAGCTTCATCTCCTCGAGCATGGTGCGCGAGATCGCGCTGCTCGGCGGGGACGTGTCGCGCTTCGTGCACCCCGTGGTGGAGGCGGCGCTGTGCCGGCGCCGCGACGCTGCGGGAGGGAAGTGA
- the ftsX gene encoding permease-like cell division protein FtsX, whose translation MPSRAPRPRARKGGPKRGRQPLLARLSALRLPRPALKWPRWRGPGLLRSWVRLHVQTLVGSLGRLAEQPVATAMTLAVIGIALALPASLYLLVNNLQGLSGHWEQGVELSVYLEPGQPEAQVRSLAADIEAWDEVAATGLITAAEALVTFRAESGLGDALGALEHNPLPHLITVRPAPDHDSPEAIEAMAERLRALPEADLVQADADWVRRLFAMLDIARRLATLAGVLLAVGVLVIVGNTIRLDIQNRRAEIEVMKLIGGTDGFIRRPLLYGGTWYGLGGALVALAIVQLGLWTLSDPVARLAGLYGSGFRPGGLGGTGALALLLLGAGLGWLGAWVSATRHLRRVEPGL comes from the coding sequence ATGCCTTCCCGGGCGCCCCGGCCTAGGGCCCGCAAGGGCGGGCCAAAGCGCGGGCGGCAGCCGCTGCTGGCCCGCCTGTCCGCCCTGCGCCTGCCGCGACCGGCGCTCAAGTGGCCGCGCTGGCGCGGCCCCGGGCTGCTGCGCAGCTGGGTGCGCCTGCACGTCCAGACGCTGGTCGGCTCCCTCGGCCGGCTGGCGGAGCAGCCTGTCGCCACCGCCATGACGCTGGCCGTGATCGGCATCGCCCTGGCCCTGCCGGCGAGCCTGTACCTGCTGGTGAACAACCTGCAGGGCCTGTCGGGACACTGGGAGCAGGGCGTCGAGCTGTCGGTCTACCTCGAGCCGGGACAGCCGGAGGCGCAGGTCCGGTCCCTCGCCGCCGACATCGAGGCGTGGGACGAGGTCGCCGCCACCGGGCTCATCACGGCCGCAGAGGCGCTGGTGACTTTCCGCGCCGAGTCCGGGCTGGGAGATGCCCTCGGCGCACTCGAGCACAACCCGCTGCCACACTTGATCACCGTGCGGCCCGCGCCCGATCACGACTCTCCGGAGGCGATCGAGGCCATGGCCGAGCGCCTGCGTGCGCTGCCGGAAGCGGACCTGGTGCAGGCCGACGCCGACTGGGTGCGCCGCCTGTTCGCCATGCTGGACATCGCGCGGCGCCTCGCCACGCTCGCCGGCGTGCTGCTCGCCGTGGGCGTGCTGGTGATCGTCGGCAACACCATCCGCCTGGACATCCAGAACCGTCGTGCGGAAATCGAGGTCATGAAGCTCATCGGCGGCACGGACGGCTTCATCCGCCGGCCGCTGCTCTACGGCGGCACCTGGTACGGCCTCGGCGGCGCCCTGGTGGCGCTGGCCATCGTGCAGCTCGGGCTCTGGACGCTGTCGGACCCGGTGGCGCGCCTGGCCGGGCTGTACGGCTCCGGATTCCGCCCGGGCGGCCTCGGCGGCACGGGTGCGCTGGCGTTGTTGCTGCTCGGCGCGGGTCTCGGCTGGCTCGGCGCCTGGGTGTCGGCTACGCGCCACCTGCGCCGGGTCGAGCCCGGCCTGTAG
- a CDS encoding NADP-dependent malic enzyme produces MRAMKIPEILLVESERRPGSLASILAVIGEEGLVVEHLAAVRRDQDRTVWEITLEMEASAGPRLQQRIDALPTARLLGRSDRVFNRHRGGKIRTVSALDIGSLQILRDVYTPGVARVCLAIRDEPALAREFTAIARTVAIVTNGTAVLGLGDIGPLAGLPVMEGKAALMAGLAGLSGVPILVDEKDPQKLAAVVAAIAPSFGAIQLEDIAAPACFEVEDTLRARLDIPVLHDDQHGTAVVALAAVRNAGRQAGQRLSQSVVGQVGLGAAGIGIARLLLSRGTPRILGADLDPAALERFAALGGEPAELARVMAEADIVIATTGVRGLLKPAMVRPGQVILALSNPDPEIEPTDALAAGASFAADGKSINNVLGFPGLFRGALEAGARRFTDQMLVAAAETIADHAGEHELVPEPLDARVHDAVSRAVAQAARDSGACAERGGTQ; encoded by the coding sequence ATGCGCGCCATGAAGATACCCGAGATCCTGCTGGTCGAATCCGAGCGCCGCCCGGGCAGCCTGGCGAGCATCCTGGCCGTGATCGGCGAGGAGGGCCTGGTGGTGGAGCACCTCGCCGCGGTGCGCCGCGACCAGGACCGCACGGTGTGGGAGATCACGCTGGAGATGGAGGCCAGCGCGGGGCCGCGGCTGCAGCAGCGCATCGACGCCCTGCCGACCGCCCGCCTGCTCGGCCGCTCCGACCGGGTGTTCAACCGGCATCGCGGCGGCAAGATCCGCACCGTCAGCGCGCTCGACATCGGCAGCCTGCAGATCCTGCGCGACGTCTACACGCCCGGCGTGGCACGCGTGTGCCTGGCCATCCGCGACGAGCCGGCGCTGGCGCGCGAGTTCACCGCCATCGCACGCACCGTGGCCATCGTCACCAACGGCACCGCCGTGCTCGGCCTCGGCGACATCGGCCCGCTGGCGGGGCTGCCGGTCATGGAGGGCAAGGCCGCGCTGATGGCGGGGCTGGCCGGGCTGTCCGGCGTGCCCATCCTGGTGGACGAGAAGGATCCGCAGAAGCTCGCCGCCGTGGTGGCGGCCATCGCGCCCTCGTTCGGCGCCATCCAGCTCGAAGACATCGCCGCGCCGGCGTGCTTCGAGGTCGAGGATACGCTGCGCGCCCGGCTCGACATCCCGGTGCTGCACGACGACCAGCACGGCACGGCCGTGGTCGCCCTGGCGGCGGTGCGCAATGCCGGGCGCCAGGCCGGGCAGCGGCTGTCCCAGAGCGTCGTCGGCCAGGTGGGCCTGGGCGCCGCGGGCATCGGCATCGCACGGTTGCTGCTCTCGCGCGGCACGCCGCGCATCCTCGGCGCCGACCTGGACCCCGCGGCGCTGGAGCGCTTCGCCGCGCTGGGCGGTGAGCCGGCCGAGCTGGCTCGCGTCATGGCCGAGGCCGACATCGTCATCGCCACCACCGGCGTGCGCGGCCTGCTCAAGCCCGCCATGGTGCGCCCCGGCCAGGTCATCCTGGCGCTGTCCAACCCGGACCCCGAGATCGAGCCGACCGACGCCCTCGCGGCCGGGGCGTCTTTTGCCGCGGACGGCAAGAGCATCAACAACGTGCTGGGCTTTCCGGGCCTGTTCCGCGGCGCCCTGGAAGCCGGCGCGCGCCGCTTCACCGACCAGATGCTCGTCGCAGCCGCCGAGACCATCGCCGACCATGCCGGCGAGCACGAGCTGGTGCCGGAGCCGCTGGACGCGCGCGTGCACGATGCCGTGAGCCGCGCCGTCGCGCAGGCGGCGCGGGACTCAGGCGCGTGCGCGGAACGGGGCGGGACTCAGTAA